The Candidatus Nitrospira nitrificans region GAGCTTTGCCATGGAAAAGAGATCGGTTCTTTCCCGGAAAACGGAATGCTTGGTGCTGTCAAAGGAGAAGGGTGTTGAACCTGACTGTTGATTTTGAAGGAGGCATGTCATGCAAGTTCCGAAACCGGTGTCTCGGCGTGAGTTTATGCGGCTTTCCGGACTAGCGGCCGGCGCGACCGGTCTCGCCCTTTCGACGATGGGACGGGCAGCCGATCTACCGACGGGCGGACGGGATGCGGATACGGTGCTGGCTCAATTGTTCGAGGGCAACAAGCGGTTCATGGAGGGGGATCTCGCTCATCCGCGCCGGAAGCCGGAGGATTTCGTGCCACTGGCGGAGGGTCAGGCTCCCATCACCGTTATCGTTTGCTGCGCGGACTCGCGGGTTGCGCCTGAACTGATCTTCGATCAAGGCATAGGAGACCTTTTCGTGGTTCGTGTGGCCGGAAACGTCATCACCGGCGCAGGCGATTCCGTGAAGGGAAGCATCGAGTATGCGGTTGCGGAACTCGACGTACGGCTGATCCTGGTGCTGGGTCATAGCCAGTGCGGCGCGGTCAAGGCTGCCATCAAGCACATTGACGCCAAAGACACCCTGCCTGGTTCCATCGGCGGTCTTGTCGATCTGATCAGGCCGGCCGTGGCATCGGTGAAGAATAAGCAGGGCAACATACTCGATAACGCCATCAAAGCCAACGTTGAGCGGGGTGTGGAGCGGCTCACGCGTCTGGAGCCGATCCTGGCCGGTTCGGTAAAGAAGGGAACGCTGAAGGTCGTCGGCGCTGTCTATGACTTACACAGTGGCAAGGTCACGACGTTCGGGTGATGAGTCCGTGGGGCCTTAAGTTTAGATGCCGTAACGTGTTTGGTGCCTTATTATGGGGAAACGTGCCATGGACAATAGGTTCTATCTATGGGCTCTAAAACGTCGGTCCTCCAGTCGGAGGTTCATCTTGAAACCGTCTTAAAATGTTGGTGATCTAAAACGAATCGGTCCGAGAGGGTTCCCTCAAGTCCGTTCTCTCAAAAAGGAGATGATCTATGTCTCGCAAAGTGGATGCGATTCCGAAGGGCTATGAAGGCGCAACAGAACATCCGGGATCGGCGTATCGCTCTTGGCAACATCGGGCACAGGACGCTAATCGTTTACTCGATAGAGACGCTGTGATCGGCGCGTTTGGGTTCGGTCAAATTGGGCAATTGCTGTAACTCCTGTGTGAGCGAAAGGAGCCCCATGACAATTCGAGGGGGATGTCGTTGCGGGGCGGTTCGTTACGAGATTGACGGCTCGCTACGAAACGCACGATGTTGTCACTGTCCCGACTGTCGTAAGGCCTTTAGTAGCGCGTCGTCTGCATATGCCGAAGTGGATGCAGACTCGTTTTCATGGAAACTCGGCGAACACGATGTGACTCATTATCGTTCAGTTGAAGGGTGGGGCCTAGGGTTCTGTCGAGTGTGTGGCTCGACGCTCTGTGGACTCTATAATGGGAAGCTCCATGGGGTGACTCTGGGTAGTGTAGATGGAGATCCTGGCGTTCGGATCACCATGCACATCTTTGTCGGGTCGAAGGCTCCGTGGCATGAAATTGGCGGTCATGCACCGCAGTATGCTGAACGACCACCGAAACCGGGTCCCATTGGGGAGTAACGCCGCACAACCAGACGCAGAAGACGTGCGCCGATGGGCGAGATCGAGAGGCATCCATCACGCACACAACCAGGCTGCCACGCTGGGCATTGTGATTGAAGTCGGTCGACTTTCGAGTTCACGTTCGGAAGAAGATACAGCAGCGCGGAGCGGTTCCGTTCTCTCAATAAGGAGGTTATTTATGGCAGGTAAGGTAAAGGCAATTCCAGCGGGCTACGAAGGCGCGACGCCATATCTCATCATCAAGGATGCCGCCCGCGCGCTGGAGTTTTATCAGAAGGCGTTCGGCGCGATGGAAGTCATGCGCATCGCAGGTCCCAATGGATCCGTGGGCCATGCGGAAATCAAGATCGGACAGGCGCTCATCATGCTGGCGGATGAATTCCCTGAGATGAATTGCAAGAGCCCTCAATCGTTCGGGGGCTCGCCCGTAAGCATCATGGTGTACGTGCAGGACGTAGACGCGTTTGTGAAACAGGCCGTCGCGGCCGGCGCGAAGGTGATCACTCCGGTTGAGAACAAGTTCTACGGCGATCGTTCCTGCAGCTTGGAAGATCCCTTCGGACATCACTGGCACTTCGCCACGCATGTGGAGGACGTACCTTCCGACGAGATGGCGAAACGTGCGGAAGCGTTCATGAAACAACAGGACTCTTTTTCGTGAATGGAGCGCGACGAGGAGCGAATCTCCTTTTATCGCCTCCTCTGGGACAACGAAGGCAAGGTTGATATGAAGGAAGCAAAATAGAGTTTAGAAAACTCTTCGGACTGCTCAGATCTGGTGCCTGGGACGTTGACGACAAGATGCCCAGAATTTGACGGCAGGTCCAAGCCCGCTGCGAAAATAGCTAGTATCGATTTGTTTCTATCTTCTATTTCGCAAATTTCTTCGCGCCGACGACGCACAAGACGACAGCGGTCGTCACAGCGATCATAACGGGACTGACCTGCTCATGCAGCAGCGTAGCCGCCAATCCGAAGCCGAAGAACGGTTGGAAGAGTTGTAATTGTCCTACGGCGGCGATGCCGCCTTGCGCCAGCCCGCGATACCAGAACACAAACCCGATCAGCATGCTGAACAGCGAGACATAGACGAGGCCGATCCACGCGGGCCAGCCTATTTCCATAAAAGTAGGCGGCGCGGTGATGATCGCCGACACCAGCATGATCGGCAACGACAACACGAGCGCCCAGGAGATCACCTGCCAGCCCCCAAGTTTGCGAGACAGTCTGGCCCCTTCCGCGTAGCCCAGCCCGCAGACGACAATCGCTGTCAGCATTAGGGAATCTCCGACCGGCGAGGCTGAAAAGTCTTGCGTCATCATGAAGCCGGCTACAAGTGCGCTGCCCAGGCACGAGAACAGCCAAAAGGCCGGGCGTGGACGCTCACCACCGCGCAGCACACCGAAGATCGCCGTTGCGAGCGGCAAGAGACCGATGAAGACAATGGAATGAGCGGAGGTGATATGTGTGAGCGCCAGCGCCGACAGCAGAGGAAAGCCCACCACGACACCGAACGCCACGATGCCCAGCGAGCGCAGGTCGCTGCGCGCAGGACGCTTTTCGCGGAACGTCATCAGGAGCGCAATTCCCAACAGCCCGGCGATGGCCGCCCGCGCGACGGTCAGGAAGACAGGATCGAAATCCATCACCGCTACCCGCGTGGCCGGTAGCGAACCGCTGAAAATCAATACGCCAAGAAACCCGTTGACCCAGCCGCTCACCGTTTTGTCCATCCATGGCCCCCGTTCGTGTTCGTGTTGTATAGGACCGAAGGCATGGCGGTTCCAGAGACGGTCGGATACAATTCCGCAAAACTGTCATGGCGATCGGAGCAGTACGGATGGAGAGTCAAACGATAAGGAATGAGGATGGCGTCACGTTGATCGGCCACGTCATGGCGATCATCAGGCAGAGAATAGCCCGGCGCACCTTGACACCTGGAGCACAGTTGCCGTCAGTCCGCGCCTTCGCCAAGACCATGCAGGTTTCGAAATCCACGATCGTCGAAGCCTATGAGCGTCTTGCGGCGGAAGGCGTGATCCGCTCCCGTCCGGGCTCGGGGTTCTATGTCGTGGCGCCGCTCGCTCCACTGTCGTTGGCGGAGATCGGCCCTCAACTCGACCGCGCGGTCGACCCGCTCTGGATCTCGCGCCAGTCGTTGGAAGCCGGCCATAACATTCTGAAACCCGGTTGTGGGTGGCTGCCGGCATCATGGATGCCTGAGACAGCCTTGCGCCGTGCGCTCCGGACGTTGGCGCGTTCGGATGGCGCCACACTCACCGATTATGGAACGCCGCTCGGATTGCCGCCCCTGCGCCGGCTCCTCGCCCGACGTATGGGTGAGCACGGCATAGAAGTGTCCCCCGAACACATCATGCTGACGGAATCCGGCACACAGGCGATCGATCTTTTGTGCCGCTTTCTGCTCCAACCTGGCGATACGGTGCTGGTGGACGATCCCTGCTACTTCAACTTTCATGCGTTGCTGCGCGTTCATAGGGCCAAGGTTATCGGCGTCCCCTATACACCGTCCGGACCGGACATCGATCTCTTTGCGCAGGCGTTAGCCGAACATCGGCCGCGCCTGTACATCACGAATTCCGCCCTTCACAATCCGACCGGCGCGATCCTCTCCCCCGTCGTCGCGCACCGATTGCTGAAGATCGCAGATCAATCTGGATTGACCATTATCGAGGACGACATTTTTACCGATTTTGAACACAGGCCTGCCCCAAGGTTGGCTGCCTTTGACGGTCTCAAGCGGGTCGTCCATATCGGGAGTTTTTCCAAATCGCTTTCGGCGTCGGTGCGTTGCGGCTTCATCGCGGCTCCGCGCGATTGGATCGAAGGATTGACGGACCTCAAGATCGCCACGTCCTTCGGCAGCGGACGGTGTTCAGCCGAGCTGGTGCTGGCGCTTCTGAAGGACGGCAGCTATCGGAAGCACATGGATGCGGTTCGCGCGCGGCTTTCACGCGCCATGAGCAAAACCATCGCCCGCCTGAAGGCGATCGGCATCACGCCATGGATAGAGCAGCAGGCAGGCATGTTTCTCTGGTGCAGCCTCCCGAAGGGCGTCGATGCGGCGGATATTGCCCGCAGCGCCTTAACGGCTGGCGTTGTTTTGGCTCCCGGCAACGCATTCAGCCTCTCTCGAACGGCCAACGGCTTCGTACGTTTCAATGTAGCCCAGTCGGACGACGAGCGAATTTTCAAGGTGCTGAAAGCGGCATTAACCAAGAGTGGGTAAATCGGGAATTTCGGGAAGATGTGTCATCGGCTTGGGTGGCAGAAAAGCTGACGGGCAAACGAAGTCGATTGCATCTCGATCTCTATACGAACGACCGGGAGTATGATAGTGGAGCCGTTGATCAAGATCGGAGCGACTCGGTGTTCATGGCGATATCGTCCAGGTGACGATTTCGTGGTGTCAGCAGACCCCGATGGCAACCTCATCTGTGTGGTTCAGACCTAGGTTTCGACTCGGGTCGTCATGTCCGAAAACGGCGAGCAGGCCCTCGAAGGCGATAGTTATAATCTTCCCATGACGCTCGATCCCACCACTTGCTATCGCGCGCTTCGATCGCGCGATGCTCGCTTCGACGGACGCTTCTTTGTCGCGGTCTCGTCGACACGCATCTATTGCCGCCCGGTCTGCACAGTGAAACCGCCCAGGCTTGAGAACTGCCGTTTCTATCCGAGCGCCGCTGCGGCCGAAGTCGCCGGCTACCGGCCTTGTCTGCGTTGCCGTCCCGAGCTCGCGCCGGGCAATGCGAGTGTGGATGCGACCACGCGCTTGGCACAGGCCGCCGCGGGCCTGATCGAAGATCGCGCGCTCGATTGTGATGGATTGGGAAGCGTTGCATCGAGCCTGGGCATCACCGACCGACATTTGCGCCGGACATTCGCCGCCGAGTTCGGTGTCTCGCCCGTCGAGTTCGCTCAGACGCAGCGCCTGCTGCTCGCCAAACGCCTGCTCACCGATACCAATTTGCCGGTCACCGAAGTCGCGTTTGCGAGCGGTTTTGGAAGTCTGCGACGCTTCAACACGCTCTTCAGGCAACGCTATCGCTTGCAGCCTGGACAGTTGCGCCGGCGCGCGAATGATAAGGCGATGCCGGTCGCCGATGCCCTGCGCTTCGATCTCAGTTTCCGTCCGCCCTACGATTGGCCGGCGATGAGGGCGTTTCTCAGCGCGCGGGCGATAGCCGGTGTCGAGATGTTCGATCGCTTTTGTTACCGCCGCACGGTGCGTGTGACATCGGAGGGCAAGGACCATCTGGGATGGATCGAGATCGGATTGTCGCCGACAAAACAGGCGCTCCATGTCGTTGCCTCTTCACCGCTCGCGCTGGTTCTACCTCCTCTGCTTGGACGTATCAAGACGCTTATGGATCTCTCTTGCAATCCGATCGAGGTAGCGAAGGTGTTGGGCGAGTTGGCGCAGCGTCGTCCCGGCATGCGTGTTCCCGGCGCGTTCGACGGATTCGAAGTCGCGGTACGCGCGATTATTGGGCAACAAGTCACAGTAGCTGGGGCACGGACCATTGCGGGTCGCTTCGCTGCCGCGTTGGGGGATCCGATCGAGACGCCGTTTGAGGCTCTGACGACGGTATTTCCCTCCGCGGCGCGCGTGGCCGGAGTGGCGGTCGACCTCATCGCGCGACTGGGCATGCCGGCGGCGCGCGCACGCACGGTGGTCGCGCTTGCGCGCGCCGTAGCGGACGGCGACCTGATCCTGACGCCTCACACGGATCTCGATGCGACATTAGAGCGGCTGCGCTTGCTGCCCGGAGTAGGGGAGTGGACGGCGCAGTATATCGCCATGCGGGCGCTTGCATGGCCGGATGCATTTCCCCATACCGATCTCGGCGTCATGAAGGCGCTGAAGGAGAACGATGCACGTCGCGTGCTCGAAGTCGGTGAAGCCTGGCGGCCGTGGCGCGCGTATGCCGTGATGCAGCTCTGGCATTCACTGACCAAGGAGTGATCATGTTGTACTACGACTACTATCAAAGCCCCCGTGGACGCATATTGCTGGTTGCGGATGACCACGCGTTGACGGGCGTCTATTTTACCGGGCAGAAGTATCACCCCCGCATCGACGAGACATGGAAACGAACCGATCAGCATGCACCGCTCCGCCAGGCCAAGCACGAACTGTCGGAATATTTCGACGGCAAGCGGACGCGGTTTACGGTCAAACTCGCGCCGCAAGGCACACCATTTCAGCGCGCGGTCTGGAAGGCGATTGTGGGTGTCCGGTTCGGTCACACCATCGCGTATGCCGAACTGGCACAGCGCGCAGGTTATCCCGGTAGCGCGCGAGCGGCCGGCGCAGCCACCGGCCGCAACCCGATCGGTATCATTGTGCCCTGCCACCGCATCGTCGGCTCGAACGGTTCGCTTACCGGCTACGCCGGGGGCTTGTCGAAAAAGCGCGCCCTTCTGGCGTTGGAAGGGCGCGCCTCGAGTTAGTCCCAGCCACGGCCGGCGCCTGACGGAGCTGTGCATCGTTCTGCAGGTGTGTGTTGGCGATGCAGAGCCGATCCTAAGTCCCTGCCTTGGAACACAAGGCTGGCTTCGTTCATGGGTTTGCATTGCTCTGGGTGACTTTCTCCAATATGAAACCAAGGCTTGGGAGGGCATGGTTCTCGACGTGGTATTTGACACGGGACCTCTCACTGACGATAGTGTCCATGGCTTAGGTTCGAAAAGAGACAAGGGACTACCCCTATGTCCCCTTGCAGCTCACTTCATACATCAGTGGAGTCGGACTATGCCGCTTACTCAACAGAAGCCCGCAGCTACTGTCTCGACGTTTCTCATGTTCCAAGAAGGCAACGCGCAGGAAGCGATGGCCCTCTACGAATCCGTTTTTCCAAGCGCGCGCATCGAACGGATTGAACGGTACGGGCCGGGGGAGCCGGGCACTGAAGGCACCGTGAAGGTGGCGCATTTCGACCTGAACGGTCATCGACTGGTCTTCAGCGACAGCTACGTGAAGCACGAGTTCACGTTCACGCCGTCGATCTCGCTGTTCGTCGACTTCACATCTGCCGAGGAACTGGATTCGACGTTCGCCAAACTCGCCGATGGGGGGAAGGTCTTCATGCCGCCGGACAACTACGGCTTCAGTCGGCGCTTCAGCTGGTGCAGTGACCGGTTTGGCGTGTCCTGGCAATTGAATTTTCCAGAAAAGTCCTAGGAGACGACTCGACCAGCAGTCATTCCTCGATGCCGGTCCAACAGAACCGCTTCTCTCCCTCTGTGAGGTTCGCTAGCATGGACGTCTG contains the following coding sequences:
- a CDS encoding DNA-3-methyladenine glycosylase 2 family protein, with the protein product MSENGEQALEGDSYNLPMTLDPTTCYRALRSRDARFDGRFFVAVSSTRIYCRPVCTVKPPRLENCRFYPSAAAAEVAGYRPCLRCRPELAPGNASVDATTRLAQAAAGLIEDRALDCDGLGSVASSLGITDRHLRRTFAAEFGVSPVEFAQTQRLLLAKRLLTDTNLPVTEVAFASGFGSLRRFNTLFRQRYRLQPGQLRRRANDKAMPVADALRFDLSFRPPYDWPAMRAFLSARAIAGVEMFDRFCYRRTVRVTSEGKDHLGWIEIGLSPTKQALHVVASSPLALVLPPLLGRIKTLMDLSCNPIEVAKVLGELAQRRPGMRVPGAFDGFEVAVRAIIGQQVTVAGARTIAGRFAAALGDPIETPFEALTTVFPSAARVAGVAVDLIARLGMPAARARTVVALARAVADGDLILTPHTDLDATLERLRLLPGVGEWTAQYIAMRALAWPDAFPHTDLGVMKALKENDARRVLEVGEAWRPWRAYAVMQLWHSLTKE
- a CDS encoding methylated-DNA--[protein]-cysteine S-methyltransferase codes for the protein MLYYDYYQSPRGRILLVADDHALTGVYFTGQKYHPRIDETWKRTDQHAPLRQAKHELSEYFDGKRTRFTVKLAPQGTPFQRAVWKAIVGVRFGHTIAYAELAQRAGYPGSARAAGAATGRNPIGIIVPCHRIVGSNGSLTGYAGGLSKKRALLALEGRASS
- a CDS encoding aminotransferase-like domain-containing protein, with the protein product MESQTIRNEDGVTLIGHVMAIIRQRIARRTLTPGAQLPSVRAFAKTMQVSKSTIVEAYERLAAEGVIRSRPGSGFYVVAPLAPLSLAEIGPQLDRAVDPLWISRQSLEAGHNILKPGCGWLPASWMPETALRRALRTLARSDGATLTDYGTPLGLPPLRRLLARRMGEHGIEVSPEHIMLTESGTQAIDLLCRFLLQPGDTVLVDDPCYFNFHALLRVHRAKVIGVPYTPSGPDIDLFAQALAEHRPRLYITNSALHNPTGAILSPVVAHRLLKIADQSGLTIIEDDIFTDFEHRPAPRLAAFDGLKRVVHIGSFSKSLSASVRCGFIAAPRDWIEGLTDLKIATSFGSGRCSAELVLALLKDGSYRKHMDAVRARLSRAMSKTIARLKAIGITPWIEQQAGMFLWCSLPKGVDAADIARSALTAGVVLAPGNAFSLSRTANGFVRFNVAQSDDERIFKVLKAALTKSG
- a CDS encoding VOC family protein, which gives rise to MAGKVKAIPAGYEGATPYLIIKDAARALEFYQKAFGAMEVMRIAGPNGSVGHAEIKIGQALIMLADEFPEMNCKSPQSFGGSPVSIMVYVQDVDAFVKQAVAAGAKVITPVENKFYGDRSCSLEDPFGHHWHFATHVEDVPSDEMAKRAEAFMKQQDSFS
- a CDS encoding DMT family transporter; translated protein: MDKTVSGWVNGFLGVLIFSGSLPATRVAVMDFDPVFLTVARAAIAGLLGIALLMTFREKRPARSDLRSLGIVAFGVVVGFPLLSALALTHITSAHSIVFIGLLPLATAIFGVLRGGERPRPAFWLFSCLGSALVAGFMMTQDFSASPVGDSLMLTAIVVCGLGYAEGARLSRKLGGWQVISWALVLSLPIMLVSAIITAPPTFMEIGWPAWIGLVYVSLFSMLIGFVFWYRGLAQGGIAAVGQLQLFQPFFGFGLAATLLHEQVSPVMIAVTTAVVLCVVGAKKFAK
- a CDS encoding carbonic anhydrase; translated protein: MQVPKPVSRREFMRLSGLAAGATGLALSTMGRAADLPTGGRDADTVLAQLFEGNKRFMEGDLAHPRRKPEDFVPLAEGQAPITVIVCCADSRVAPELIFDQGIGDLFVVRVAGNVITGAGDSVKGSIEYAVAELDVRLILVLGHSQCGAVKAAIKHIDAKDTLPGSIGGLVDLIRPAVASVKNKQGNILDNAIKANVERGVERLTRLEPILAGSVKKGTLKVVGAVYDLHSGKVTTFG
- a CDS encoding VOC family protein, with the protein product MPLTQQKPAATVSTFLMFQEGNAQEAMALYESVFPSARIERIERYGPGEPGTEGTVKVAHFDLNGHRLVFSDSYVKHEFTFTPSISLFVDFTSAEELDSTFAKLADGGKVFMPPDNYGFSRRFSWCSDRFGVSWQLNFPEKS
- a CDS encoding GFA family protein, with product MTIRGGCRCGAVRYEIDGSLRNARCCHCPDCRKAFSSASSAYAEVDADSFSWKLGEHDVTHYRSVEGWGLGFCRVCGSTLCGLYNGKLHGVTLGSVDGDPGVRITMHIFVGSKAPWHEIGGHAPQYAERPPKPGPIGE